A single region of the Triticum urartu cultivar G1812 unplaced genomic scaffold, Tu2.1 TuUngrouped_contig_4307, whole genome shotgun sequence genome encodes:
- the LOC125527640 gene encoding heavy metal-associated isoprenylated plant protein 39-like: protein MSKKIVIRADLIGEKCKSKIMSIVAKLEGIKSMDIDQDKCTLTVVGTVDPVRVVQKLRKSCFAATVVSVDDDKPKEKKTPCQEACEKAWKEKYEKACEEKCEKACKEPCCDDCNKGTPSYGYGYRCTPGCHSSPCGLPSCHYYSNGYHGYGVRAPPAPPLGYACYEEQSRGGGGECGIQ, encoded by the exons ATGTCCAAG AAGATCGTGATCAGAGCTGATCTCATCGGCGAGAAGTGCAAGAGCAAGATCATGTCAATTGTTGCCAAGCTCGAGG GGATCAAGTCCATGGACATTGACCAGGACAAGTGCACGCTGACGGTGGTCGGCACCGTCGACCCGGTGCGCGTCGTGCAGAAGCTCAGGAAGTCGTGCTTCGCCGCGACCGTCGTCAGCGTGGACGACGACAAGCCGAAGGAGAAGAAGACCCCCTGCCAGGAGGCCTGCGAGAAGGCCTGGAAGGAGAAGTACGAGAAGGCCTGCGAAGAGAAGTGCGAGAAGGCTTGCAAGGAGCCGTGCTGCGACGACTGCAACAAGGGGACGCCGTCGTACGGCTATGGGTACCGCTGCACGCCGGGCTGCCACTCCAGCCCCTGCGGCCTGCCCAGCTGCCACTACTACAGCAATGGCTACCACGGCTACGGCGTGCGCgcgccgccggcgccgccactGGGATACGCCTGCTATGAGGAGCAGTCACGCGGAGGCGGAGGAGAATGCGGCATCCAGTAA